The proteins below are encoded in one region of Streptomyces cyanogenus:
- a CDS encoding ATP-binding protein: MKIAFVGKGGSGKTTLSSLFIRHLAAAGAPVVAIDADINQHLGPALGLGEQEAAALPAMGEQLPLIKSYLRGNNPRIASAATMIKTTPPGQGSRLVRVREPNPVYDACARPVELDGGAVRLMVTGSFTDADLGVACYHSKTGAVELFLNHLVDGPDEYVVVDMTAGSDSFASGMFTRFDMTFLVAEPTRKGVSVYRQYREYARDFDVALKVVGNKIQEPDDIDFLRAEVGDDLLATVGRSDWVRAMEKGRPPRFDLLEEANARALETLRSAVDATYERRDWERYTRQMVHFHLKNAESWGNERTGADLAAQVDPHFVLGESLATPV, from the coding sequence ATGAAAATTGCTTTCGTCGGGAAGGGCGGCAGCGGCAAGACCACGCTCTCCTCCCTCTTCATCCGCCATCTCGCCGCCGCGGGCGCCCCCGTGGTCGCCATCGACGCGGACATCAACCAGCACCTCGGCCCCGCGCTCGGCCTCGGCGAGCAGGAGGCGGCCGCGCTGCCCGCCATGGGCGAACAGCTGCCGTTGATCAAGAGCTACCTGCGCGGCAACAACCCGCGCATCGCCTCAGCCGCCACGATGATCAAGACGACCCCGCCCGGCCAGGGCTCACGCCTGGTCCGGGTGCGCGAGCCCAACCCGGTCTACGACGCCTGTGCGCGCCCGGTGGAACTCGACGGCGGCGCCGTCCGTTTGATGGTCACGGGCTCCTTCACGGACGCCGACCTGGGGGTCGCCTGCTACCACTCCAAGACGGGAGCGGTGGAGCTGTTCCTGAACCACCTCGTCGACGGCCCCGACGAGTACGTCGTCGTCGACATGACGGCAGGTTCGGACTCCTTCGCCTCCGGTATGTTCACCCGCTTCGACATGACGTTCCTCGTCGCCGAACCGACTCGGAAGGGGGTCTCCGTCTACCGCCAGTACAGGGAGTACGCCCGCGACTTCGACGTCGCCCTGAAGGTCGTCGGCAACAAGATCCAGGAGCCGGACGACATCGACTTCCTGCGCGCCGAGGTCGGTGACGACCTGCTGGCGACCGTGGGGCGCTCGGACTGGGTTCGCGCCATGGAGAAGGGCCGGCCGCCCCGGTTCGACCTCCTGGAGGAGGCCAACGCCCGCGCCCTGGAGACGCTCCGAAGCGCCGTCGACGCCACCTACGAGCGGCGGGACTGGGAGCGCTACACCCGCCAGATGGTGCACTTCCATCTGAAGAACGCCGAATCCTGGGGCAACGAGCGCACCGGGGCCGACCT
- a CDS encoding Fic family protein — MSTTGATADPLAALGSLPGVAESVESVRKAVDRVYGHRVMRRRSNEITSEAALRGARGSAALSGADWALEEVRRRTDFGVDPEARVMGAALRLTAEAGQLLSIWRQSPLRVLARLHLVAAASGDDQVGRPRQAGESVDEPLVELPLPDAEEVAGRLEGLADLIIAGTSAPALVTAAVVHGELLALRPFTSHNGLVARAAERIVLIGSGLDPKAVCPAEVGHAELGRASYLAALDGYASGTPEGMAAWIAHCGRAVELGVRESTAVCEALQRGAA; from the coding sequence ATGAGTACGACAGGCGCGACCGCCGACCCGCTCGCGGCCCTGGGCTCGCTGCCCGGTGTGGCCGAGTCCGTGGAGTCCGTGCGCAAGGCCGTGGACCGGGTCTACGGGCACCGGGTCATGCGGCGCCGCAGCAACGAGATCACTTCCGAGGCGGCCCTGCGGGGTGCCCGCGGCTCGGCGGCGCTCTCCGGTGCGGACTGGGCCCTGGAAGAGGTGCGCCGGCGCACCGACTTCGGCGTCGATCCCGAGGCCCGCGTCATGGGCGCGGCCCTGCGGCTCACCGCGGAGGCGGGGCAGCTGCTGTCCATCTGGCGCCAGTCGCCCCTGCGGGTGCTGGCCCGGCTGCACCTGGTGGCCGCGGCGAGCGGGGACGACCAGGTCGGCAGGCCGCGCCAGGCCGGTGAGTCGGTGGACGAGCCGCTGGTCGAACTGCCGCTGCCGGACGCCGAGGAGGTCGCGGGCCGCCTGGAGGGGCTGGCGGACCTGATCATCGCCGGCACCTCCGCGCCCGCGCTGGTGACGGCCGCCGTGGTCCACGGCGAACTGCTCGCACTGCGCCCCTTCACGTCCCACAACGGCCTGGTCGCGCGCGCGGCCGAGCGGATCGTGCTGATCGGCAGCGGCCTGGATCCGAAGGCTGTCTGCCCGGCCGAGGTCGGCCACGCCGAACTGGGCCGCGCTTCCTACCTGGCCGCTCTGGACGGCTACGCCTCCGGCACCCCCGAGGGTATGGCGGCCTGGATCGCCCACTGCGGCCGGGCGGTCGAGCTGGGTGTGCGCGAGTCGACCGCGGTGTGCGAGGCGCTGCAGCGCGGCGCGGCCTGA
- a CDS encoding HAD family hydrolase — MLRDVENHSLPRAAAFFDLDKTVIAKSSTLTFSKSFYQGGLINRRAALRTAYAQFVFLAGGLDHDQMERMREYLSALCRGWNVQQVREIVAETLHDLIDPIIYDEAASLIEEHHAAGRDVVIVSTSGAEVVEPIGELLGADRVVATRMVVGEDGCFTGEVEYYAYGPTKAEAVRELAASEGYDLDRCYAYSDSATDLPMLRTVGHPHAVNPDRALRREALARGWPVLEFRHPVPLKKRLPGFSVPPRPALVAAAAIGAAAATAGLVWYANRRRGTT, encoded by the coding sequence ATGCTCAGGGACGTGGAAAACCACTCCTTGCCCCGCGCAGCGGCCTTCTTTGACCTGGACAAGACGGTCATTGCGAAGTCGAGCACGCTCACCTTCAGCAAGTCCTTCTACCAAGGCGGGCTGATCAACCGCAGGGCCGCGCTGCGTACCGCATATGCCCAGTTCGTCTTCCTCGCCGGCGGCCTGGACCACGACCAGATGGAGCGCATGCGCGAGTACCTCTCCGCACTGTGCCGCGGCTGGAACGTCCAGCAGGTGCGGGAGATCGTCGCCGAGACCCTGCACGATCTGATCGACCCGATCATCTACGACGAGGCCGCCTCCCTCATCGAGGAGCACCACGCGGCCGGCCGGGACGTGGTGATCGTGTCCACCTCGGGCGCCGAGGTGGTGGAACCGATCGGCGAGCTGCTGGGCGCCGACCGCGTGGTCGCCACCCGCATGGTCGTCGGCGAGGACGGCTGCTTCACCGGGGAGGTGGAGTACTACGCCTACGGCCCGACCAAGGCCGAGGCCGTCAGGGAGCTGGCCGCCTCCGAGGGCTACGACCTCGACCGCTGCTACGCGTACAGCGACTCGGCGACCGACCTGCCGATGCTCCGGACGGTCGGACACCCGCACGCCGTGAACCCCGACCGCGCGCTGCGCCGCGAGGCACTGGCGCGCGGATGGCCGGTTCTGGAGTTCCGCCACCCGGTCCCGCTCAAGAAGCGGCTGCCCGGGTTCTCCGTCCCGCCCCGCCCGGCACTGGTGGCGGCGGCGGCCATAGGCGCGGCGGCGGCGACCGCCGGCCTCGTCTGGTACGCCAACCGACGCCGCGGCACCACGTGA
- the ssd gene encoding septum site-determining protein Ssd encodes MTGTVTHDPPPGPAGRPGRPLIVTEDAALLDDLLRLCAAAGATPEVHHGVAESGDRWAAAPLVLVGDDAARRVRGAVRRPGVVLVGHDQDDSGVWKRAVQIGADHVLMLPDGEPWLVDRIADVAEGIGRPALTVGVIGGRGGAGASTLACALAVTSAREGLRTLLVDADPLGGGLDVLLGGESAEGLRWPAFAASRGRVGGGALEESLPELHSLRVLSWDRGDCVAVPPPAVRAVLAAARRRGGTVVVDLPRRLDDGVAEVLAQLDLALLVVPAELRAVAAAGRVASAVGMVVRDLRVAVRGPYAPGLDDHEVARLLALPLAGEVPVEPSLLRPQGGPKPPAATGRGPLARFCAHFWERALVEAGGAR; translated from the coding sequence ATGACCGGAACCGTCACGCACGACCCGCCGCCCGGCCCCGCGGGCAGGCCCGGACGCCCGCTCATCGTCACCGAGGACGCCGCTCTCCTGGACGATCTGCTGCGCCTGTGCGCGGCGGCGGGCGCCACACCCGAGGTCCACCACGGCGTAGCGGAATCCGGCGACCGCTGGGCGGCCGCGCCCCTCGTGCTGGTCGGCGACGACGCCGCGCGCCGGGTGCGGGGGGCCGTGCGCCGGCCCGGTGTGGTGCTGGTGGGCCACGACCAGGACGACTCGGGGGTGTGGAAACGAGCCGTCCAGATCGGTGCCGACCATGTCCTGATGCTTCCCGACGGCGAGCCCTGGCTGGTCGACCGTATCGCCGACGTCGCCGAGGGCATCGGCCGTCCGGCCCTCACCGTCGGGGTGATCGGCGGCCGCGGCGGGGCCGGCGCGTCCACGCTCGCGTGCGCGCTCGCCGTCACCTCCGCGCGCGAGGGACTGCGCACACTCCTGGTGGACGCCGATCCGCTCGGCGGCGGACTCGACGTACTCCTCGGCGGCGAGAGCGCCGAAGGACTGCGCTGGCCCGCCTTCGCCGCCTCCCGCGGCCGGGTCGGCGGCGGTGCCCTGGAGGAGTCGCTGCCCGAACTGCACTCCCTGCGCGTGCTCAGCTGGGACCGCGGCGACTGCGTCGCCGTTCCGCCGCCCGCGGTCCGCGCGGTGCTGGCAGCCGCCCGTCGGCGCGGCGGCACGGTCGTGGTCGACCTGCCCCGCCGTCTCGACGACGGGGTCGCCGAGGTCCTCGCCCAGCTCGACCTCGCCCTGCTCGTCGTCCCGGCCGAACTGCGGGCGGTCGCGGCGGCCGGCCGCGTCGCCTCCGCCGTGGGCATGGTCGTGCGCGACCTGCGCGTGGCGGTCCGCGGGCCCTACGCACCGGGCCTGGACGACCACGAGGTGGCCCGGCTGCTCGCCCTGCCGCTGGCCGGTGAGGTGCCCGTCGAACCCTCGCTGCTGCGCCCGCAGGGCGGCCCGAAACCGCCGGCCGCGACCGGCCGCGGCCCGCTGGCCCGCTTCTGCGCGCACTTCTGGGAGCGCGCGCTGGTCGAGGCGGGAGGCGCCCGATGA